The stretch of DNA CTGAAAGAGCCGCCGCTTCCGCATTCCCGCCAATGGCATACAAATACCTGCCGAATGCGGTTTTATGGCTGACAAATGCGATGATTCCGCCAAATACTACAACGATAAGAATCGGTATAGGCACGCCGAAATACCGGTTCAACATGTAAATAATCAATAAGATCAGGAAGGCGTATACAGCCGTTTTCCCGTAACTCGACCAAGCACTGGGAACCATGAGCCCTAATTTGATGCGTTTTTTCCTGTTTCTGTAAGTAAAAAAGAACCATAAAACGATGCTCACAAGGCCTAAAATATAGCCCAAAGCATAAGGCAAATAACTGTTTCCGATCGCTTTAAAACTGTTTTCCAACGGGGCGATCGTCTGCCCTCTCGTCAAACCGATCAAAATCCCGCGAAAAATTAACATCCCCGCCAATGTCACGATGAATGCGGGAACGCCTCGATATGCAACCCACCATCCCTGCCAAAGCCCGATTAGAGCTCCGATCAAGATCGCCGCGAGCACGACGGCCCACGTGCTCCACCCATACCATACTTGAAGAATGGCGGCAATGCCGCCCGTCAATCCGACCACGGATCCGACGGACAAATCAATATGGGCAACAATCAGTATTAAAGTCATTCCGATGGCCAACAAGGCAATGACCGACATTTGCGTAAACAGATTGGAAATATTTCTGGAAGACAAAAATTCTCCGTTTGTCAAAACCCCAAATAAAAGGATGATCACCAAAAAAGCTAGAATAAGCACATACGCTTGCAAATCAAACTTAAAAGAGAGTTTCGCGGATTTTCCGGTATTTAACCAATGACGTTCTTGCATATTAAGATTCATCTTTTCGTCCCCCCGGTGGCATAAGTCATGATTTTTTCCTGGCTGGCCTCATCCCGTTTTAGTTCGCCTGTTATTTGTCCTCCAGCCATCACTAATATCCTGTCGGACATCCCCAATATTTCGGGCAATTCCGAAGAGATGAGTATAATGCCGACTCCCTGGCTTGCCAGTTCGTTTATGATTTTATAAATCTCGTATTTCGCACCGACGTCGATGCCCCTCGTAGGCTCATCCAATATTAAAACCTTGGGGTCATTCAATAACCATTTGCTGATTACAACCTTTTGCTGGTTCCCGCCGCTTAATTGGGAAACCTTTATTTCCAAATTCGGCGCCTTGAGCTTTACCTTATCGTTAATTTCTTGCGCCGTTTTCAATTCGATCGTTTGATCAATCAATTGATATCTCATTACCTTTTTTAATGACGATAGAGTTGTATTTTGGATGATATTCATGCCCAATACCAGACCATATCTTTTTCTGTCTTCTGAGACATAGGCGATGCCTGCTTCGATGGCATCCCTCGGATTTCTAATTCTTTTCTCTTTTCCGTCTACTTTAATTGTTCCCGTAACATGGCCGGGATAATATCCGACAAGGCTGCTGAACAATTCCGTCCTCCCGGCTCCCATTAATCCCGCGATCCCTAAAATCTCTCCCTTTTTCAAGGAAAAGGAAACATGGTTGATGATTTTCTTTCCCGTACTTTTTTGCACCACTGCCCAATCATTGACTTCCAGAATAATGGGGCCTATTTCCCGTTTTTTGTAGGGATAGATGTCTGTGATCTTTCTCCCGACCATTTTCGTTATGATTGTTTCTTCGGTCAACTTTTCAATGGGATCGGTGCTTATCGTTTCCCCATCCCTTAACACGGTGACCGTGTCCGCAATCTCCAAAACTTCGGATAATTTATGGGAGATATATATACAAGTAACGCCTTTTTTCTTCAAATTTCTCAATATCCCCATTAATACTTCCACTTCATTTTTGGTTAATGCGGCAGTAGGTTCATCTAAAACGATGATCTTGGCATTCAATGTCAACGCTTTCGCAATTTCCACCAATTGCTGTTTTCCAACGCTTAACTGTTTCACTTTCGTCTGCGGGTCGATTTCAAGCCCCACTTCTTTTAACCATTTTAAAGATTCCGCAAATATTAAATTCCAATCGATGTATTTTCTTCTCATTAAGTCGTTGCTTAACAGGATGTTTTCGGCAACAGACATCTCTTCAACAAGGGCCAGTTCCTGATGGATGATAGCGATTCCCGCATCCTGCGATTCTTTGATCGACTTAAACTTTACCTCTTTTCCGTCCAAATAAATTTCCCCTTTGTAAGTGCCATAAGGGTATACGCCGGTTAAAATTTTCATAAGGGTTGATTTTCCGGCACCGTTTTCTCCGCAAAGGGCATGAATTTCCCCCTTCTTCACAAAAAAGGTGACATTGTTCAAGGCTCGTACACCGGGAAATTCTTTCGTAATGCCTTTCATTTGCAAGATATATTCCATAAAATTTCTCCTCCGAAAGAATGATTCTTGCCGAAAAAGAATAAATCTTCTCCGACAAGAATCATCAAAATATTAAATTTGTATGGCCGGATGAATTACGGCCGCGGCGGGCGTTGATCTTCCGGGACATTTTTGTACACGTCATCGTAGGAGTGGAATCCGTCTTTGATCACTGTATCGATTAAATTGTCCTTGTCCACCATGATCGGTTCCAATTTGACGTAGGGGACGTCCATTTTTCCGTTGTTGATGGTGTCATCGGTTTCTATCTTTTCCCCTTTTCCTAATTTAACGGCTATCTCAGCGGCTGTTGCCGCTATTTTGTGTATGGGTTTATAAACCGTCATCGTTTGCGTCCCTTCCGCAATCCTTTGTACTGCCGCCAAGTCGGCATCCTGCCCTGAAATGGCCACTTTGCCAGCAAGACCTTGCGCGGCCAACGCTTGAATGGCCCCGCCTGCCGTGCTGTCATTCGAGGCAACGACCGCATCGATTTTGTTATTATTGGCAGTTAAAGCGTTTTCCATAATCTTCATGGCTTCATTGGCATCCCAGAGTTTTACCCATTGATCGCCGACAATTTTAATATCTCCCTTGTCAATGAATGTCTGAAGAACATTCATTTGCCCTTCCCTAAATAATTTCGCATTATTGTCGGTTGGCGAACCGCCCATCAGGAAATAATTCCCTTTCGGGACTTTTTTCACCAAATATTCCGCCTGTAATTCCCCGACCCTGACATTGTCGAACGAAACATATGCATCGACATCACAGTTCGTGATCAGCCGGTCATAGGCCAACACCTTGACCCCTTCTTGTTTCGCTTGATCGACGACGGGAGACAGTGAGTCACTGTTTACGGGAATGATGACCAAAACATCGATGCCTTGAGAAAGCATGTTTTGAATTTGGGTTAGTTGTTTCGTCTCGTCATTGTCTGCGGATTGGACAATCACATCCGCACCCAATTCCTTGGCTTTATCAATAAAGATGTCCCGATCATGCTGCCATCTTTCCAACGACAAATCCGTAACAGACAGTGCAATTTTAATTTTTTTATTTTCCTGGCCGTTCGACGAATTTTTGTTGTTTCCGCTTTCATTTCCCTTACCCGCATCCTCCCCGCAAGCAACAAGGGCAAAAGCGAAGACAAGGAGTACCATCATTGAAAATGCCTTCTTCATCCACTTCATTCGAGATCCCCCCTAAATTAAAAAAATATAAGCGTTTTCATTAAAAATTATATCATCGTAAACTTCGTTTGTACATTGGATAAACTAATGTTTTATGAATCATTTTTTTAATCGAATCCCGGCGTTTATGATACAAATTTTTTATCTCTTGCCGGTTGTTGCGGGCGTTCCCGCGGCGATCAATGTAGAAGCTTTCTGTCTTTGTGAAGCCCACGGTTCGCACCATGGATGAAACGGGAGAACTGAAAACCGAACCCGACCAGCGCTTCAGTGACCGCCCAGCGGTGCGGGAACCCGATTATCCTTGAGGAACAAAAGCTTCGGGGAATGGGAAAAAAGTGGGGTTTCGATTCTTTCGGCTGCGATGTTCCATCGATTCCTGCAAGCCTAAAGGGGAAAGAGGCCGGTCACGGGAAAAGGAGGCCCAACAAGCAAAGCAGAAGGATCATTGCGATCCTTCCGGGGAATTTTAAACCGATTGGGGGAAAAATCACCGGTCTTGTCAAATTGGGTTTTCCAAACGTTTTAGTTTTTTAATAGATTGCTAACCTTTAATCGCGGTGGAAGACATCCCTTCCACGATCTTATCGCTGAAAAACACGAAAGCAATTATAATCGGGAGTATGCTTATTATTAATGTGGCGCCGATCGGGCCCCAATCCGTCATGTATTGCCCAATAAAGTTTTGCATGCCGACGGTCAGGGTTTTATATTTGTCGGAACTAATAAACGTATTCACAAAGACAAATTCATTCCAATTATAAATCATATTTATGATCGCAGTCGTTGTGATCACCGGGGTGGTCATCGGGAGAATGATCCGAAAAAAGAGTTTGTTGACGGAACAGCCATCAATAATGGCCGCTTCTTCGATTTCACGCGGAATCGTAGAGTAAAAGCCAAGCATGATCATGACGGTGATCGGCAAATTGTAGGCGACATACGTCAATACAAGGGACAGCGGATGATCGATCAAATTCATGCGCAAATACATATTGAAAAGCGGGATTAACGCGGAATGAATGGGAATCATCAAACCGATCATAAACAAACCTAATACGAATTTGCTTAATTTCCACTTCATCCTTGTGATCGCAAAAGTCGTCATGCTGGCCAATAAAACCGTTATGACAGTTGCAGCTACGGTAATCCAGACGCTGTTAAAAAAGTAATTCCCTATGCCTCCCTCCCATACTTTTTGATAATTTTCCCATCTGAATTGAGAGGGCAGTGCAAAAGGAGAACCGGCAAAAATCTCCCGGTTATCCTTCAACGAAAACAGGAAAAGCCAAAAGATCGGATATATTTGAACAACGGCAATGAAACCGAGCAGAACATATAATATGCCATAACCGAATTTTCTCATGGGCCAACTCCCCCGCTAGTATTGGATATTCTCGGACTGCGTCAATTTTCGGATAATCAGCGTTGCAATCGAAGCGATGACGAGGAGCAGGAATCCGATCGCGCTTCCATACCCGAAGTCATATTTGACGAAGGCCAGTTTATACATATAGGATGCCATCACTTCGCTCGCCCCGTTCGGGCCGCCGTTTGTCATGACATAGATGAGATCGAAATATTTTAAAGAACCTACGACGGCCAAAATCACCGTTACATTAAATACGCCTCTTATCAAAGGGATCTTTATTTTATAAGCGATTTGAAAAGGCGAAGCCCCGTCAATTCTGGCGGCTTCAATGATGGATTCGGGGATGTTTTTTAATGCCGCGTAGTAAATCAAAATGTAGAATCCCGCATACTGCCATAAAATCGGAATAAATATGGCGTACAAGACGATCGACGGTTCGGCAAGCCATGACGGAGGATTATCCACTCCCAGCGCCTTAAGGATGGCATTCAGAATCCCGTTGGTGGGGTTATACACCTTAATCCAAAGCTGGGCAATGGCAACCGAGGACAATAACATCGGAATTAAATAAATTTTTCTCAGCAAATTCGTTCCTTTTAGCTTGGAAGACAGTAACAGCGCAACGGCCAAATAGGCAAACAACATGAGCGTCGAAAAGAACGCGAGCAAAAACGAATGATATGCGCTGGCCCAAAACTTCTTATCCTGCAATGCCGTCATGTAATTCTCTAAACCTATGAACGTCATTTTCCCGATTCCATCCCATTCCATCAAGCCGAAAAAACCTGTTAAAAATAACGGAATAAATATAAGGGTCAAGACCAGAAAGAGGGATGGAAGAATATACAACGCAATAGCCAGTTTGTTCGACATCACCTTGTTCATCAAATCAACCCCATATCGATAATGAAGCAGAAAAGGACTATCCTGATTCCAGGATATGTCCTCTTCTTTTCTTTAATTTCATTTTTAAAAAATGTCCCCGCGTTTTCATTCACTGGCCGCTTATGGCCTCCGCATGCTCTTTTGCAAATTGTTCCGGGGTCATTTCCAGTCCGAAGAGCGATTGAATCGCGTCCAAATGCACTTGTGCCGGTTTCGCCGGCATTTGCACGTCCGCATATAACGTTAAGTTGGTGGCGTTGTTCAACTCGTTCAAAACATCAATATACATTTGGGGCAAGTCTAATGACGAGGTGTCCAGTTTTGTCGCAGGAATGACCCCAACTTCCGTCACGGCCCTTTCGGCCCATTCTTTGACAAAGAAGGCCACAAATTGTTTGGCTTCCTCTTTCACTTTGGAATCTTCGGAAACGAACAGGCCGACACCGGGTCCGCCGACGAAGCTGTTCAAATCGCCTTTTCCATTGACGGTCGGAAATTTTAAATAACCAATCGATTCCCTGAATTCTTTCGGGACATCTTCATTCGTCGTATAGTTTGGCAAATCCCACGTGCCGATCAAGTACATGGCCGCCTGACCGTTCATAAACATGCTTTTCGCTTCTTCATCCGAAAGTCCATTAAACCCTTTGACGAAAGCATTCATTTTCACTAGATTTTGAACTTCCTTCGCCGCATCGATCAGCGCCGGTTCTTCAAAGGAGGTTTCCCCTTTGAGGGCGCTTGACAACACGTCCGCTCCGGCCATCCTGTCGGCAAAATACATGTACCAGAGGGAACCGGTCCATCGATCCTTATTCCCTAAAGCAATTGGCTGAACGCCGTTTTTGGCCAGGGTTTCGACCACCTGTTTAAATTCATCATAGGTTTTAGGGGCCGACAGTCCGTATTTATCGAAGATGGCTTTATTATAAAAGATCAAAGCGATATTTAACTCGAGCGGCAGTCCGTAGGTCTTTCCGTCGATGGCATAGGCTTCGACCGTGCCGGGGACAAAACTGTCTTTTAATTCTTTCTCGACGACATCATCCAAGGGAGCAAATTTGTTACCGTTTACATAGGGTTCCAAAAAACCGGCCGCCCATGTCATGCCGACGTCAGGCAATTCGTTCGACGCGGATAAAATTTTCAATTTTTCTTTATACTGCTCATTGCTCAACACTTCCATTTGCACCCGTACATCCGGATGTTCGTTTTCGAAATCGGAAATAATCTTTTTCACGATGTTGTAATGGATTTTTGAACTTCCTTCGGGCCAAAGATGCATAAATTTAATCGTTTTTTTCCCGCCGCCATTGTTGTCGCCCGAAGACTGGTTCGAACCGGAACAGCCGAACAGCAGCACCAAGCACATCAGGACCGCAACAATCGAAAGCGCTTTCTTCCACCTCATCATCATTTCCCCCCTAAATTAAACGTCAAAAAATATTTTCAAATAAAGGATACCAAAACAAACATCGTTTGTACAGTGGATGAACTAACTTTTTTGCCACGAAGCTCCAAAACATTTTCGACAGATTTCACGCGCAAATTTCCACCCAAAAGGGATGGACCGGCAGCTCAAACAGACATAACGATCCCCCCCTTCAACGATCGACGTCATTCGTCCTTCGGCCTGTAGATAAAATAATCAAAATCCGCATGTTTCCTTTGCCCCGAAGTATCCTGGCAATGCATGCCTACGAAAGCTCCCGTGAAAAATCCCCCGCCTTGCACGTAATCATCGGACAGTTTATAGGAATAAAAATCGATCGGTATCTTTTCCCAATGTTTGCCGTCAAAGGAATACGAATAATGATAGAGGTTCGTGTTCACATCCACCCTGAGATAAACGTACGCCGCTTCTTCCGGTACCGGTATTTCCTTTCCTTTTAAAGGCTGAGCAAAGACAAAATTGTCGCAGGTCGTGATTTCAAGTACTCTTCCCTTTTCCTCGTGCCAGGTGATATGCAAGGCGGTCCAGTTCTGCGTGTTATAATAGTTGACCAATCCGGCGGCTTGCTGGAAATTTTCCGGTTTGAAGTCCACTTTCGTTTCGGCGGTGAAATTAAAATGCTGCCAACGGCGTGCCACAAAGGCTTGCACAAATTTCGAAGTCAACGACTCACGGCCGTATAAACGCAAATGGCCCGGCCGGTCCGTTAAGGACATCGTGTCTTCTCCTAAAGGAATGCGCAATGTTTGAAAATGAAGGTTTAGTGTCTTTGAATCAAAATCGTCCTTTTCCGGATAATCCCTTTCCCATTTCACTTCCTCGATCCGGGGGCCTTCGATTTCCAATGAAGGCTGATTCCCGCCGACCACATAAGGCCAGCCGTTTTTCCATTCCAGCCGCTGGATCGCCGTCTCCCTCCCTAACGGACAATAACCTCTCGGATCAAGCAGCGGCTGATCCTCTTTCGGCAAAGGACGGCCGGTCAGGTGAACCAGGAACCATTCATCGGTATGGGTATGAACGATGGACGCATGCCCGGCTTTTTGCAAAGGATTGCGGGGGTACGGCCATGAAGTGATGAGCGGATTATCCGGATGAACTTCATACGGGCCCCAAAGATTTTTGGAACGGGCGATCGTGGAGGCATGCTCGTATCTCGTTCCGCCTTCGGCCGTCAACAAATAATAATAACCGTTGACTTTGTACAGATGGGGGCCTTCGGTCAATTTTAAATCTGTCCCTTTAAAAATGATTTTGCGCTCGCCGACCAATTTTTGTTGGACCGGATCGTATTCTTGAAGGGCGATTCCGTAAAAATTGTGATGGCCTACCCGATGATCCCACACCATATTCAGCAAATACTTTTTGCCGTCTTCATCATGAAACAGCGAAGGATCAAATCCAGAACTGTTCAGATAAACCGGGTCTGACCATTCGCCGTCGACCCTTTCGGCGGTAACCAAATAGTTGTGGCAATCCTTCCACTGTCCTTCTGTTACCTTGACATCCGTATAGATAAGCCAAAACCGGCCGTCATGGTAAGACAAATCCGGCGCCCAAATTCCGCCCGAATCGGGATTTCCCAACATATTCAATTGGCTCAGCCGATTCAGCGGTCTGCTTACCAAACGCCAATGTTTCAGATCCTTCGAATGATAAATCCCGACACCGGGAAACCATTCGAAGGTAGAAACGGCAATATAATAGTCCTCCCCGCACCGGCAGATGCTCGGATCCGGATTGAAACCGGTCAGAATAGGATTTTTGATTTTTCCCATTTCGATCACCCCGATCGCCTTATTTTCTAAAGTTTTTCAATTGATGGGAAAGCACCTTTGTTTGGGAATAAATATTTTTATAGATTTCATACATTTCCTGATAAATTTTGACGTTTTCTTCAACAGGTTCATAGACTTTCTTCGTTTGCAAAAACTCTTTTGCGCATTCCTCCAGGCTTTCAAACCAGCCGCAACCATAGGCGGCCAGCATCGCCGCCCCCATTCCCGGCCCCTGCTCGCTGGACAATTTGATGATTTTGGCATTGAAAATATCCGCCTGGATTTGCAGCCATGTCTCATTTTTTGCACCGCCGCCGATGGAGACGACCGTATCGACCCTTTTCCCGCTTTTCCTGAAAATCTCAATGGATTCATTTAAGGAAAAGGTGATCCCTTCGATCACGGCCCGGATAAAATGTTCCCTGGTATGGGAGGAATCGATCCCGATGAAGCTGCCGCGAATCGCCGCATCCGCATGGGGCGTCCGCTCTCCGACGATATACGGCGCAAACAGCAGACCGTCGGATCCGGGAGGAACGCGGTCGATCCCTTTCAAGAAATCGTCAAAACTTTCTTTTTTCGCGAAGGCATCTTTAAACCAGCTCAAACTGTATCCTGCCGCCAGAGTCACACCCATGGTATAGTAAGCGTTCTCTTTTCCGTGGTAAAAATAATGGACCTTCCCTTGAAAATCTTTGTCCCCCCGTTCTTCATAGGATAGAACCACGCCGGATGTCCCGATGCTGCACAGCGTGCTTCCTTCCGACAATATTCCCGCGCCAATGGCGCCACAGGCATTGTCCGCTCCTCCGGCGAACACCTTGGTGGTTTCTTTCAGTCCGCATCTTTCGGCAAATTCTTTGGAAAGGGTGCCCACACACGCGTGGGGTTCGACCAGCGGCGGGCAGATCGAGGGATCAATCGAAAGCAGCCGGCATAATTCCTTGCTCCATTCTTTTTTTTCAAGATCCAACAACAAAGTTCCTGCCGCATCGGAATATTCCATATGGATTTTTCCCGTCATCCGGAAGCGCAAATAATCCTTGGGCAGCAGAAACACCTTCGCCCTTTGAAAAATTTCCGGTTCGTGCTGCCTGACCCATAAGATCTTCGGGAGGGTAAAGCCCTCCAAGGCAAGATTTTTGGTGATTTGAAGCAGTCTTTCTCTGCCCGCTATCTCATAAATTTGCCTGCATTGTTCCGTCGTCCGCGTATCATTCCATAAAATCGCGTTTCTTAACGGCCTGTGCCGTTCATCCAACAACACCAATCCGTGCATTTGCCCGGAAAAGCTGATCCCTTCGATGTCCGCGGGATCCCCGTTAAAACCGGCCGCCAATTCCGCCAAAGCCTCGGCCGTTTTTTCTACCCATTCTTCCGGATCTTGCTCGCTGTAACCGGATTTTTCCTGAATCAACGGGTAAGCCTTTGCGGCTTCCTTTACGACCTCGCCTTCCTGATTGACCAATAAAACCTTGACAGCGCTCGTTCCAAGATCAACGCCGATCACATATTTCATCTTTCCACTTCTCCTTTGCGGTTTCAGCAAAATCCCCCAAAGGCCGAACCCCGGCATTTTTTTGGAGTTCAGCCTTTATGGTTAATATGAATAAACTAAACTTCATTGCCCGGAAGCAGATTTGTTAGGGTCCGGCCTTTGTGCTGTACACGCAGTCCTTATTTTGCAAAAGCGGTCAATAAATATTGGTTGATCAGCGACCGCAATTCTTCCACTTTTCCCGATTCGTTTTTAATTTCCTTCATATCGAGCACATGGTTTTCCAGCGTATGAAAATCGGCTTTTCCTTCCACAATATCCCGCCCGATTCCTTCCTTGTAACTGCTGTACCGTTGTTCGATGAATTTATCCAGGACTTGATCTTCGATCAATTTATGGGCCACTTTCAAGCCGACGGCGAAACTGTCCATTCCGGAAATATGGGCGAGGAATAGATCTTCTGGTTCAAAAGATCCTCTCCGGACTTTCGCGTCAAAATTCAACCCGCCTTTGCCAAGTCCCCCGTTTTTGACGATTTCATACATGGCCAAAGTGGTGGCGTAAAGATCCGTCGGGAATTCATCCGTATCCCAGCCGAGCAAAAGATCGCCTTGGTTGGCGTCGACGGAACCGAGCTTGCCGTTGATCCGGGCGATCCTCAGCTCATGCTCGAAGGTATGTCCCGCCAATGTGGCGTGGTTTGCTTCAATATTGAATTTAAAGTAATCCTGCAGGCCGTATTTTTGCAAGAAGGCCAGACCGGTTGCCACATCGAAGTCATATTGGTGTTTCGTCGGTTCTTTCGGTTTCGGTTCAATTAAAAATTGCCCTTCAAAACCGATTTCTTTCGCATAATCGACGGCCATATGGAAGAAACGTGCCAAATTGTCCAGCTCGAAACCGACATCCGTGTTCAATATCGATTCATAACCTTCCCGGCCGCCCCAAAACACATAATTCTCGGCATTCAGGCGCTTGGCGATTTCCAGCCCTTTTTTCACTTTGGCCGCGGCATAGGCGAACACGTCCGCGTTGCAGGAAGTGGCGGCTCCATGGACGAACCTCGGATGGGAAAACATATTCGCCGTGTTCCAGAGCAATTTTACATGGCTCGTTTTCATGTATTCTTCGATCATGTCTACAATTTCGTCCAAATTCTTGTTGGTTTCCCTCAACGTATCGCCTTCCGGGGCGATGTCCACATCATGGAAACAAAAATAGGAAACGTTCAGTTTTTCAAAAAACTCGAACGCCGCCTCCACACGGGCTTTGGCCAGATCCATCCCCTTCAGGTGATTCCAAGGCCGAATCATGTTCCCGTGCCCAAAAGGATCGGTGCCGTCGTACGTAAACGTATGCCAATAGGCGACACTGAAGCGCAGCCAGTCTTTCATTTTTCTGTCCCCGATTTTTTCC from Caldibacillus debilis DSM 16016 encodes:
- the xylA gene encoding xylose isomerase, producing MAYFENVSKIQYEGADSKNPLSFKFYNPEEKIGDRKMKDWLRFSVAYWHTFTYDGTDPFGHGNMIRPWNHLKGMDLAKARVEAAFEFFEKLNVSYFCFHDVDIAPEGDTLRETNKNLDEIVDMIEEYMKTSHVKLLWNTANMFSHPRFVHGAATSCNADVFAYAAAKVKKGLEIAKRLNAENYVFWGGREGYESILNTDVGFELDNLARFFHMAVDYAKEIGFEGQFLIEPKPKEPTKHQYDFDVATGLAFLQKYGLQDYFKFNIEANHATLAGHTFEHELRIARINGKLGSVDANQGDLLLGWDTDEFPTDLYATTLAMYEIVKNGGLGKGGLNFDAKVRRGSFEPEDLFLAHISGMDSFAVGLKVAHKLIEDQVLDKFIEQRYSSYKEGIGRDIVEGKADFHTLENHVLDMKEIKNESGKVEELRSLINQYLLTAFAK